The genomic DNA TCGGTGGCGGTCATGATCGCCTTGGCGTTGAACATCTCGGTGATCGAACGGCAGATGCGCCTGGCAGGGATTCCGCGGTTGGCGACAAGAATCCGCTTTCCCTTGACCTCTTCAAGAACCTCTTCAAAGGTCTTCGGCTTCATGGAATTCACTGATCTCCTTGGACATGTGTGACCGTAAAACGTCGCATAGGCCCCGCTTCGCCTCGAAAACGGAACCTACAGGGGAAATATGGAACCGGAGTAGAGAACCACCTCTCTGCCCGCCCTCCGCAAAATGAGCCCGCCTTTTGGTGAAAGGCCAGCAATTTCAGCATGATAATCTTCGTGCTCCCCTTCGCGGACACGAATGGTCCGGCCATACCAGGCCAGACGGTTCGCCACCACTGTCAGGAATCGTGACGGCTCCACCCCGTCGAACAAGGCTGCATACACATTTCTTCCACGGTTCACAAGGGTTTCGCACAGGGCCAGCGCGCCGCCCGCATGGTGCGGAATTCCCAAAACGCCCGCCGACACAGAATGATCTTCGCGCATCAGGCCGTCCGGCGGAGACTCGACAACATTGAGGCCAACCCCCAGAACAACCAGTCCATTTCGCTCCTCGATGAGCATGCCGCCCACCTTGCGACCCGACTGGAGCAGATCGTTGGGCCACTTGAGCCGGATGTCCGCGCCCAGGGTATCGAGCACCTCGGCGCACATGTGTCCGGCGACAAGGGGCAGCAGGTCCGGGGCCGCCCCGCGCCACAAACCCTGGTCAGGCAGTCCGGGCAGGATCAGCGAGACATGGACATTGCCGGGCGATGACACCCAGGGCCGCCTGAGCTGGCCGCGTCCGCCTGTCTGGCGCACGGCCAGGACCGCGCCCCATGGGCCGAGATGTCCGGACACGGCCAGCGCCCGCGCCGCCTCCATGGTGGAGATGCACTCCCCGGCCACGACAATGGTTGTGTCCGCGACCGAAGCCTGGGCCGCCTTGAGAAACCGGCCCGCTCCATCGGCATCCACGGTCTCGTCCCATGGGCCATGGGCGGCCATGTCCACAGCCCAGGACGGATGCGCACCGGCCAACGCCTGCACCGTTGTGGGCGAGACGCTCTCCCCATGGCCTGATATCCAGGCAAGAATTCCAGGTGGCAGCATGAGTTACCTTGTGCTAGAAAGAATCAAATGAACGTCTATCTGGCTGGCGGCGCGGTCCGCGATCTTTTATTGGGCAGGCCCATCAACGACAGGGACTATCTGGTCACTGGCGCGACCAGGCAGGAATTCACGGACCGTTTTCCCAACAGCCGTGAGGTGGGCCGGACCTTCCCGGTCTTCCTGCTCGACGGCCTTGAGTTCTCCTTCCCGCGAGAGGTGGCCGTCGAGCAAGAACTACGATCACGCGACCTGACTGTCAATGCCATGCTCCTCGACGAGGACGGCGACCTCATCTGCCACCCGGACAGCCTGGACGACCTGCACTCGCGCACCCTTCGCCCGGCCTCGCGCCAGTCGTTCCTCAGCGATCCCCTGCGCGTGTTCCGGGCCGCCAGATTCTGGGCCAAGCTGCCCGACTTCACGCCCCACGACGAGCTGGTGGAAACCATGCGGCTGGTGGCGGACACAGGGCTGCTCGCCCCTCTCCCTGCCGACCGGGTGGGCCAGGAGACCATCAAGGCCCTGCAAACGGCCTCACCGGGCAATTACCTGCGCCTGCTGGGCCGGGCCGGCTGCCTTGAGCCGTGGTTCAAAGAGTTCAAGGAAAGCATGAACATTCCAGCCGGACCCCTGCCCTATCACGACACTGACGTGCTTGAGCACACCTGCCGGGTCATGGACAGCCTTGCCGGAGACGGCATGGCTGTCTGGATGGGGCTGTGCCACGACATCGGCAAGACCTCGACGCCAAAGGACATATTGCCCAGCCATCACGACCATGACCAACGCGGGGCCGACATGGCGGACACCCTGGCCCGGCGCATCCGCCTTTCCAACGCCCATGCCCTGGCCGGACGCAAGGGCGCGCAGTGGCACATGACCGCGGCGCGCTACAGAGAGCTTCGACCCGGCACCAAGGTGGACATGCTCATGGACCTGCACCTCTCGCGGGTGACCCGGCAACTCTTCAGGCTTGTCGCCGCCGATCAGGACGAGGATCACTGGCATCTGGCCGCGCTTGACCTGAGGACCGTGCTGGCGAGCCGCCTGGACGAGACGCAGCGCAATCTCGGCCCGGAGTCGGGCAGGAGGCTGCGGGAACTGCGCGCCCAGGCCCTGGCTGGTCGCAGCAGAAAATAATCCTCACATCTTGACATGCCCACTGGAAACGCAGAGCGTTTGGTGTTATTTGTTACGAACCCTACTGAAGCATCATAGGCAACAATCCGGCAAAACGGAGTTTTTTCATGAGACTTGTGACCCGATCAGACTTCGACGGTTTGGCTTGCGCCACCCTGCTCAGGCACCTCGGCATCATCGACGACTATCTCTTCGCCCACCCCAAGGATCTCCAGGACGGCAAGGTGGAGGTCTCGAAAGACGACGTGCTCGCCAACGTTCCCTATGTCCCTGGCTGCGGGCTTTGGTTCGACCACCACACCAGCGAGCGGGAGCGGCTTGGCGACATAGTCTTCGAGGGGGCGAGCCAGCCCCTGCCCAGCTGCGCGCGGGTCATTTACGATTACTACGGGGCTGACAAATTTCCCGACCACCTCATATCCATGCTCGAAGCAGTGGACAAGGTGGATTCCGCCCGCCTGAACGCCGACGAGATCGCCAACCCCACGGGCTGGATACTGCTCGGCTTCATCATGGATCCGCGCACCGGCCTGGGCCGCTACAGGGACTACCGCATCAGCAACTACCAGCTCATGCTCGACATGATCGACCACTGCCGGACCATGACCGACAAGGATATCCTGAAGCTGCCGGATGTTCGGGAAAGGGTCGCCAGATACATGGCCGACCAGCCCAGGTTCATCACCATGCTCAAGGACAACTCCACAATGCACGGCAACGCCGTGGTGCTCGACCTGCGCAGGCAGGATCCGATCCATTGCGGCAATCGGTTCATGATCTACACCCTGTTCCCGGAATGCAACGTCAGCATCCGCGTCATCTGGGGATTCAAGCGGCAGAATGTGGTCTTTGCCGTGGGCCACTCGATCCTCAACAAGACCAGCGGGACCGATGTGGGCAAGCTCATGCTCTCCCTTGGCGGCGGGGGCCACAAGACGGTCGGCACCTGTCAGGTGACCCTTGACGAGGTGCCTGAAACCCTTGGGAAGATTCTGGAAACAGTCAACGCCGACGGCTAGGCCCGCTGGCCTGGAGGTGCTTCCACATGGCTGGAAAACGATTTCTCATAGTCGATGACGACCAGCGGTTCGCCGAGCTGGTCGCCCTGACGCTATCGCGCTACGCAGATTGCGTGGTTTCCCTGGGCGGGGGCGATGCGGTGCTCCAGTTCCAGCACCATCTGCGCAAAAACGAGCCCTTTGACGCCGTGATCATGGACATAGAGATGCCCGGAATGACCGGGCACGAAGTGGTGGCCAGGATGCGCGAGACAGAAAAGAGCAACGGCATCAACCCGCTCCACGCCTTCAAGCTGATCATGCTGACCGCCCACAAGGACGTGAAGAACATCAGCAGTTCCTTTTTCCGCGGCGGGGCGGACGCTTTCATTCCCAAGGAACAGACCTCGGAAAAACTCGTCAGCGAACTGAAGAAGATCAATCTGATCTGATCCTTCACCCCCCCCGCGACGCCGTGTCCCTGGCCATGACCAGAGAAAGCATGGCCGCGCCTGCCTCCCGGCTGCGGGCGTGATGGATCGCCCGGCACATCCGGCTGATCTCACTCTTGACCTTGAAGAGCGGCGCAAGGTCCTGCACTTCCGGCAGGCCCAGCCCGTCAAAATCGACCGGAACAAAGCCAAGGTCAACGTCCAGACAGCCACCGTCGACATAAGACACGTCGCCAATGATCCGCTCGCGCTCGGCCTGTGACGGGTCCAACCCCTTGACATAGCGCAGCGCATCCGTGGGCGTCCTGTTCCGGTTCACCCGCAAAACCTCGTCATTGATCCGGGACGCGAACTCCCTGAGTCCGAGATAGCTGACCGTCATCCGTTTTCTCCCCTTTTCCCCGGCTTTTTCATAATACTTCCCATGAAGATACTCATGCACCGCCTTCTGGAAGAGGTCGTAAGCCTTGCGGACGCATCGCACGTACCGGCCCGCGCCGGTCAGGGCAAAGGGCAGGCTGCCGAACATGGGGACCGGCGCGTCGTCCGCAAAGGGGATGCAGACCGGATCCACCCCAAGTTCCAGGTAGAAATTCGAGATCAGGGGACGATCGAGGAGCAGGTGATGCAACCGGGCAGCAGCCATGGCAAACGTTTTAATTTGTTGACGCAATTCATCAGCCATGGCGTAGAAATCCGTGATCATGTCATCAAGATTCCTGCGCTCGCCAAAATAGCCCTCGGCCATTTCGGACACCACTTCCCTTTGCAGCTGGTCCGCATAATCACTGAAATCCGACATGGGAACTCCTGGCACCTTGGCCGTTTATGGGGTATATACTCCCTATTCCGCCTGCCCGCAATGCGGCACGCCCCCGGCAGCGGCTTATCCCGCCGCCGCTTCGACCTTCTAGCACGAGGACCACTGCATGTTATTGAACGAACACATGAGCAAGGCCCTGTTCAACAAAGCTGGAATCCCCGTCCCCCAAGGGCTGTCGGTGTTTCCCGGCTCCGAGGAGACAGTCGTTCCGGACTTTGCCCTGCCCTGGATTCTCAAGGCCCAGGCGCTTACGGGCGGGCGCGGCAAAGCTGGCGGCGTCCTGCGGGTGGACGACGCGCACGACTTCGCACCCACGGCCCGCAGGATATTCGGCCTGAACATCCAGGGACACAGCGTCCCGTTCATCCGCGTCGAGCCTGCGGTGATCATCGACCGGGAGTGCTACCTGTCGCTGTCCGTGTCCCGCAGCCGGGGATGCATCCTGCTGACCGTGGGCCGCGAGGGCGGGGTTGAGATCGAGTCCGGCGGCAGGGCCAACCTGCTGGTGCAGGAGATACACCTCCCGGCAGGGCTGGCGGCCAACCAGATTCGCGCGGCCTTCTTTCATCTCGGCCTGGACAAGGCCCTGTTCGGGGATTTCTCCGCCCTGCTCGCCACGTTCTTCAAGGCCATGCTCGACAACGGCCTGCTCCTGGCCGAAATCAATCCCCTGGTCCTCACTGGCGACAACCGGTTCCTGGCACTGGACGGCAAGGTGGAGGTGGACGACAACTTCGCCGAACTCAATCCGGCCATGGAAACCTACTATCAGCCCGAGCACGCCAGCCATGAAGAAAATGTGGCCCGCGCGGCCGGTCTTTCCTATGTCAAGCTCGACGGCTGGGTCGGCCTGATGGTCAACGGGGCCGGGCTGGCCATGGCCACCATGGACCTGCTCAATTTCTCGCGCCTTCCGGCCCGCAACTTTCTCGATCTCGGCGGCGCAGCCGATCACACCCGGATGCGCACGGCCCTGGAGCTGCTCTTTGGCGATGCCAGGGTCCGGGCCGTGTTCATCAACATGTACGGCGGCATCCTCTCCTGCCGCAACGTCGCCCTGGCCCTGCGCGAAGCCCTGGGCGACCGCGAGCCGGACAAGCCCATCGTGGCCCGCATGTCGGGCAACGACGCGGCTGGCGGGATCGAGGTGCTGCGGGCCATGGGCTGCGACACGGTGCATATCGCCAGCGACATGCAGGCCGCCATCCGCATCCTGGAAACCCTCAAGCCCCAGGACGCGCCGGTCATCGAATTCCCCGCGCCGCAGACCGCCCTGCCAGAGGCGCGGCCACAGCCGACCGGCCACGTTTCAACGGCCAGCCTTGGAATAGACCGCGACACCCCCATCCTGGTCCAGGGCATCACTGGCCGCGAGGGCCAGCTCCACACCCGGCTGATGCAGGCCTACGGGGCCAACGTGGTAGCCGGGGTGACCCCTTTCAAGGGGGGCCAGGAAATCCTCGGCGTGCCGGTCTACAACTCGGTTGCCCAGGCCATGCGCCATCACAAGATCGGGGCAAGCATCATCTTCGTGCCGCCGCGCATGGCCGCCGACGCCGTGCTCGAAGCCGCCTGC from Pseudodesulfovibrio aespoeensis Aspo-2 includes the following:
- a CDS encoding biotin--[acetyl-CoA-carboxylase] ligase, producing MLPPGILAWISGHGESVSPTTVQALAGAHPSWAVDMAAHGPWDETVDADGAGRFLKAAQASVADTTIVVAGECISTMEAARALAVSGHLGPWGAVLAVRQTGGRGQLRRPWVSSPGNVHVSLILPGLPDQGLWRGAAPDLLPLVAGHMCAEVLDTLGADIRLKWPNDLLQSGRKVGGMLIEERNGLVVLGVGLNVVESPPDGLMREDHSVSAGVLGIPHHAGGALALCETLVNRGRNVYAALFDGVEPSRFLTVVANRLAWYGRTIRVREGEHEDYHAEIAGLSPKGGLILRRAGREVVLYSGSIFPL
- a CDS encoding exopolyphosphatase, with the protein product MRLVTRSDFDGLACATLLRHLGIIDDYLFAHPKDLQDGKVEVSKDDVLANVPYVPGCGLWFDHHTSERERLGDIVFEGASQPLPSCARVIYDYYGADKFPDHLISMLEAVDKVDSARLNADEIANPTGWILLGFIMDPRTGLGRYRDYRISNYQLMLDMIDHCRTMTDKDILKLPDVRERVARYMADQPRFITMLKDNSTMHGNAVVLDLRRQDPIHCGNRFMIYTLFPECNVSIRVIWGFKRQNVVFAVGHSILNKTSGTDVGKLMLSLGGGGHKTVGTCQVTLDEVPETLGKILETVNADG
- a CDS encoding response regulator gives rise to the protein MAGKRFLIVDDDQRFAELVALTLSRYADCVVSLGGGDAVLQFQHHLRKNEPFDAVIMDIEMPGMTGHEVVARMRETEKSNGINPLHAFKLIMLTAHKDVKNISSSFFRGGADAFIPKEQTSEKLVSELKKINLI
- a CDS encoding HD domain-containing protein translates to MNVYLAGGAVRDLLLGRPINDRDYLVTGATRQEFTDRFPNSREVGRTFPVFLLDGLEFSFPREVAVEQELRSRDLTVNAMLLDEDGDLICHPDSLDDLHSRTLRPASRQSFLSDPLRVFRAARFWAKLPDFTPHDELVETMRLVADTGLLAPLPADRVGQETIKALQTASPGNYLRLLGRAGCLEPWFKEFKESMNIPAGPLPYHDTDVLEHTCRVMDSLAGDGMAVWMGLCHDIGKTSTPKDILPSHHDHDQRGADMADTLARRIRLSNAHALAGRKGAQWHMTAARYRELRPGTKVDMLMDLHLSRVTRQLFRLVAADQDEDHWHLAALDLRTVLASRLDETQRNLGPESGRRLRELRAQALAGRSRK
- the sucD gene encoding succinate--CoA ligase subunit alpha; translated protein: MLLNEHMSKALFNKAGIPVPQGLSVFPGSEETVVPDFALPWILKAQALTGGRGKAGGVLRVDDAHDFAPTARRIFGLNIQGHSVPFIRVEPAVIIDRECYLSLSVSRSRGCILLTVGREGGVEIESGGRANLLVQEIHLPAGLAANQIRAAFFHLGLDKALFGDFSALLATFFKAMLDNGLLLAEINPLVLTGDNRFLALDGKVEVDDNFAELNPAMETYYQPEHASHEENVARAAGLSYVKLDGWVGLMVNGAGLAMATMDLLNFSRLPARNFLDLGGAADHTRMRTALELLFGDARVRAVFINMYGGILSCRNVALALREALGDREPDKPIVARMSGNDAAGGIEVLRAMGCDTVHIASDMQAAIRILETLKPQDAPVIEFPAPQTALPEARPQPTGHVSTASLGIDRDTPILVQGITGREGQLHTRLMQAYGANVVAGVTPFKGGQEILGVPVYNSVAQAMRHHKIGASIIFVPPRMAADAVLEAACNEIPWTICITEGIAQHEMLAVFEQIKSSPTQVVGPNTPGVIVPGQTKIGIMPTDPFMPGPVAILSRSGTLTYEVSARLTASNIGQSVCVGIGGDPFIGVKYADVFEMLRNHEATRAVVVLGEIGGQAEENLAEYVVRTGFDKPVVSFIAGRTAPPGKRLGHAGAILEKGGGVGRKIETMRRAGFTVCSSLEEVANETSCILK